The sequence ACCCGCCGAGACCTGAGGCGCAGGAGGCAATAGAGGCGTGCAGGCAGGCAGGCATAAGGGTTTCCATGATAACAGGAGACCACAAGGTCACGGCAAAAGCCATAGGCAAGATAATGGGTATTGTAGATGAAAGACCCGGTGTCCTCACGGGTAAAGAGATAGAGGTCATGGATGACGAAGAATTGTTCAAAAAGGTTCAGAATGTCTCCATCTATGCCAGGGTCTCGCCTCAGCACAAATTAAGGATAGTTAATCAGTATATAAGACATGGAGAGGTTGTGGCCGTAACAGGTGACGGTGTAAACGATGCACCTGCACTGAAGGCTGCCCACATAGGTGTTGCCATGGGCAAGACAGGAACGGATGTGGCAAAAGAGGCAGCAGATATGGTGATAACAGATGATAACTTTGTGAGCATATTCCATGCAGTGGAGGAAGGGAGGATAGTCTTCGACAACATAAGAAAGGTGGTATTCTTCCTTATACCCACAGGTTTTGCAGCCATCATCTCTATACTTATATCCATGATAATGGATCTGCCTGCACCATATATATCATCACAGCTTCTGTGGATAAACCTTGTAACAAACGGCCTTCAGGATGTTGCCCTTGCCTTTGAACCAGGTGAAAAGGACGTTCTTCTGAGAAAACCGAGAGGCATAAAAGAAGGCATCATGTCAAGACTCCTCTTTGAGAGAAGCGTTATGGTAAGCATATTGATATCCCTGGGTATCGTATATAATTATTATGATGCCATATCCAATGGCGCAACAGTTGCCCATGCAAGGACTATTGCCGTAACAACCATGGTGTTTTTTCAGTTTTTCCAGGCATGGAATGCAAGGTCTGAGACACGTTCGGTATTTTCCATAAACCCCCTGGGCAATCCTTTCTTGTTTTATAGTATAGTGGCTGCCCTTCTCGCCCAGCTTGCTGTTATCTATCTGCCTTCCCTCCAATGGATCTTCAGAACCGAAGCCCTATTAATGTGTGAATGGTTGCAAATAATTGTGGTATCATTTTCAGTGATCATAGTGGTGGAGATAGATAAATTCATAAGGAGAAAAATCAAAAGATAGGTGTTGCGTTTTTCCATGGATGATATTTTTTGTTATATGGGTCAAAATCGTAAGCAATAAAAGCAATGTTTTTGTTTTAGGTAAAGTCATACACGAGCCACAGCGAGGCCCCCGATTGCTACAAGTCTCCTTGTCCCCTTTTTGGACACCTCCTTATAATCTCTATAGTCCCTTCTTCTCAAACCATACAAACATAGAAATGCCAATAATTACCATGAATGCAATTACAAACCAGTGATTGATGCCAAGTGCCTGGTGAATCGTTATCTTTCCGTAATCTCCCCATGTGAGAACAGTCCTTTTAAAAAATGGATAGGTCTCAGCGAAAAGCCCTGCCCCTAAGTGCATTCCTAAAATGCCCCATAATGCATCCCATCTACCTTCACCCAGAGCCCCAAGCTGAGTGCCGGGGCAGTAACCGAGAATACCCCACCCTATTCCAAATATCAAACCGCCTATAATATTTCCTCCAAGCACTGTGGATTTAAGGGAGAGTTTTGCAAGGCCTAAATCTTTCAGTAGATATACACCTACCATTGCAACCAGTATTGTGGAAAACATAAACTTTACAATGGTCATGT comes from Syntrophorhabdaceae bacterium and encodes:
- a CDS encoding YeeE/YedE thiosulfate transporter family protein, with the translated sequence MNELIYGFVTGLIFGFLLQKGRVIRYDMQISALRLQDMTIVKFMFSTILVAMVGVYLLKDLGLAKLSLKSTVLGGNIIGGLIFGIGWGILGYCPGTQLGALGEGRWDALWGILGMHLGAGLFAETYPFFKRTVLTWGDYGKITIHQALGINHWFVIAFMVIIGISMFVWFEKKGL